The window CAGGCATTGCTGCATAATCATCAAAAGAAGACCAGTTTTTTACATAAACAAAATCCGCATTTTTCAACGCTTCATCCTGATCATGAATTACTGTTACATCTTTTGTGAAGTTTTTATCTAAATCATACCCTTCGGGATTGGTAATTACCAATTCCACATCCATTTCCTGCATCCATTCTGCGAAAGAATTCCCAACAGCATGGGCAATAGGCTTGATGTGCGGTGCCCAGGTCAGTACCACTTTAGGTTTATAATCTTTTTTCCAGTTTTCTGTAATGGTGATACAGTCTGCCAAACTTTGCAGCGGGTGGCGAGTAGCTGATTCTAATGAAATGACAGGAACTTTTGCATGTTTTTCAAACTGACTTAAGATACTTTCATTCACATCGTCTTCTTTACTCTTCATTCCTGCAAAACAACGTACTGCAATGATGTCGCAATATTGGTTTAAAACCTCAATTGCATCTTTGATATGTTCTACAGTATCACCGTTCATCACAGCTCCGTCAGCAAATTCAAGATTCCAGGCTTCCTGTGCTGCATTTAGTGTCAATACATTCAACCCTAGATTTTGAGCTGCTATCTGACTGCTCAGACGGGTTCTCAGGCTTGAATTTAAAAATACAAGTCCAATTGTTTTCCCCTTTCCTTTTTCTGTTTCAGTAAGCGGGTCTGCTTTTATCTGTAAAGCTTTTTTTATGATTTCCTGTAAGTTTTCTACATCACTTACAGAGGTAAAATTTTTCATTTTAATTAATTTTAAAGATTTTGTTTACACATTTTTGAGAGTTTTAACGCAAGGGCGCAACGCTTTTCATTGATGCTTTTTTCGTTCGCAAGGGCGTTTCACTCAGCAATTGACGTTTGTTTTTGTCATTCTGACGAAGGAAGAATCTTGCATTGTTATATTTTAAGAGATTCTTCATTTCTCTTCGTTACATTCAGAATAACAAACGTTGCGTTAAAGCTTTTTAACCTTTTTGCTATTTCGCCATATTGCCTTTTAAATATTCCCAAGCACTGCTTTCAAAGCATTGATGAAAATATCTGTTTCCTCTTTTTTGATATTGAGTGCCGGAAGAATCCTTAATACTGTTTTATCATTCGAGTTTCCTGTGAAAATATGATGATCGAACAAT of the Chryseobacterium viscerum genome contains:
- a CDS encoding N-acetylornithine carbamoyltransferase; its protein translation is MKNFTSVSDVENLQEIIKKALQIKADPLTETEKGKGKTIGLVFLNSSLRTRLSSQIAAQNLGLNVLTLNAAQEAWNLEFADGAVMNGDTVEHIKDAIEVLNQYCDIIAVRCFAGMKSKEDDVNESILSQFEKHAKVPVISLESATRHPLQSLADCITITENWKKDYKPKVVLTWAPHIKPIAHAVGNSFAEWMQEMDVELVITNPEGYDLDKNFTKDVTVIHDQDEALKNADFVYVKNWSSFDDYAAMPEVKGDWMLTNEKLAHTNDAKVMHCLPVRRNVELSDEVMDGDHSIIYQQAKNRIFSAQAVFSEILDELKA